The DNA sequence TTTGTAATTATGTGCTTCTAAATTTTCTGTCCAGCGGTAACAACTATTCAGAGATCGTATAATTTCCCAAAACATATAACACATTTCGGTCTAATAAACTGCActgaattattcatgagataGGGCACGTTTGTACTATGTTATGGAGCAATCCTTATGCATGCAGTAATTTTAACTGTATctattcattttttgtgtgtgtattcagTCGTAAAATTTTAATGCCTCTCGAACTGTTTATACAATATAGgtatttatgtgcattttatgaGCCATCTCACAAGCAAAATTGCAACTCTGCTTTTTTTCAGTAAGCGCTAAGGAGGAGGACCTGCAAGGCTTTCAGTCCCTGCAAACTGAGAGTGCAACCTTCATAATAACTATGCCATCAGAAGAGCAAAACAGCTCCAGTGACAACGGTGGAAAAGTTTCCACTGAAAGCCCTCCTCGCCTGACTGTGGCTGTAATCAGTTCTCCAGGGACAGATTTGTTCCATACACTACATGAGAGGCAGCACTCAAGTACAGTAAATGCAACCACAACCAGTGATAAAGATGCAATTACCTCAAATGGGCCAAGCTTTGTCTTAGCTTATGGTACAGTTTCACATTCCACGAGTAAGGATGGCACTGCAGCGAAGTCTTTTCAGTCTGAAGGAGACCACTCATTGATCTCCAATGATGAGGGAAGGCTTCATCCCTCAGCTGAGGCTGAATTTGAGTCAATGATGAATGACACCATGATGCCTGCTGCTCATCTGTCCGGAGGCAGGGAAAAGATCTCAGCTTTTTTTCACGCTTCACTGGAAAGCAAGAATCAAAGAGTCTTGGAGTCTATTACTCCTTCGCCTGCAAATGACATTCCCATGGTATCAGCCTCTGATCCAGCAGTAATTGATAACCTTGGGGAGTCAAACAAGAGTGTGGAAAGACAGGGTGaaaacaagaatgaaaattGGACTCTGGAGTCGTTTAGAGCTGATAACCCTCTGAATCATACTGAAGAGGCATCTTTGAATAAGAATCATTCGACCATTatgcattttacagttttgCAGGGTTTAGGGCTTTTAACCTCTGAGCTCAGTCAAAACCCAAAAAATGGATCTGAGCCTGAGCCAAAAGAACAGAAGAATCTGCTTTCACCAAGTTCACTGATCCTTGATACTCCATTACAAGTGAAATCAGCCAGCCAAGTAATagttaataaaatgacaaaaagcagcAAAAATCCCAGCACCAATGGACCAAAACCCTTTGGGGTGTCACTAAAGAACCCAGACTCAATGTTTTTATTCTCTGCTTCAAAGCTGACCCCTACAAAGATTTCAGATGCAACCACGCTGAATTATTTTTCAAACATGGTAACAGCTGCTGGCGAAATGCACGTGACAAAACAATTTGTGGTCTCACGGTTGATATCTGACTCCATGCATAGAATTGTCTCAGCGAGGAACGCACTAGAAAGCAAATCGATTTTTTACACCAAATCAAGTAAAGAGCGTCAAATTAAACCAATGCTCCAAACCTCAGCAAACAGTTTCGTTCACCGCCTGAATAAAAGTGACCTTTCTTTGGTCGCTCAAAACTCTTCTCTTCTCAAAACGTCAGATCTTTGTACCAAAGAAGCCAGAACATCTAATGTATCAGTGACAGAGAAACATAACAAAATGGATCATTTTCCAGTTCGGCTGAATGAATTGATAGCCTTTAGTACTGCCTCATTTACCAACGCTGAGGAAGCAACTATAGCAAATAAGCAAATGTTCATGAAACAGACTCAAAGTTCACTTGCAGCTCTCCAAACCCTTTTACCTCAAGAAGACACTTCAAAAAACCTCGATCAATTTGATGAATTATCTACAGCATTGCCTCTTCTACCTCTGACAAAGCTTAAGAATGTGTTCCATGTCTTCAAAGTGAATGATCATCAGCCTCAAAAGCCTCTAAATCATTTCCCCTCAGAGAGATTAAAGCCTTTTGTATCAGCTCAAGCTCATGAATCCATTCCACCTTCGTTTACATCTGCAACTGTGAAGGGATTCACAAATATGGAAAACTTCGCTAAATTCAGCTCTACTAACCAAAACCAACAGTATGGAGTGTCACAAAAATTGCCATACATCATATCCGAAAGGCCAAACGTGAACTCAAGCATATTAACGGGACAAGAAACGGCGAACACAACCACAATCAACAAAAGCATGTCACATTTTAGGGTCCCACTTACTAGCAGCAACATACCCACAACAAAGACCTTCATTACAACAACTATGTTTTTAAAACCCTGGGTGTCTTTTGCCAACAATGCTCGTGCAATTCCGCAAAAAAAGTCCTTTCTGCTACCAACACCTTTCGGTAAGTCACAAAATACTGTGACAACAACAGACTCCAAAGTTTTCTCAAAACTTTTGTCCATCTCTAAGAAAAGTAATAGCGAGTATGCCTTTTTAAATCACACACTGACAACTGGAAAGATTGGTTTGCCGTTAGACGACAAACAACAAGATCTTAAAAACCCAAGAGGGACTGTGATGCTGTTTTTTGGCAGCTACACAGTTAGCAGTATCCCATCAGTCCAGCAGCTCATTGAAGCTCACCCTGGAGAGGTATTTCTCACAGAAGCACCGCAAACACAATCTGTACTTCAGATTGAGTCATACTTAAAAAAGAGAGATGACATGGTTAAACCAACAACTCTGAAACACCATGATCAGAACAGTGCTTCAGTTGAAGGCATGAATCAAACCTCGTTGACGCCAATTCCACACAAGATTGTTTCACACCCAATTCACACATCTGTTTCCCCCGTTGTTCACTTGAATACAGAGTTTAAACCACAACTGACCTTCTCAGCTTTACCTTCAGTGTCAATTGGGCCTGCAATAGTGCAAAAAAGTGGACAAGACAACCACAAAAATCCACTTTTATCACATCATATGTTTGTAAATTTATCAGATGTTAAGGAGCATCCTCAGAACATGACATCCAGCCAAATTTCTGGCATCAGTAGGCACACAACAGCTGCAGCACGACCAGAAGGGGCCCTGAACACGTCACTCCTTGAATCATCCAATGGAACAACTTttcctttgtttctttttcaaatgcagAATGTGTTGCATAAAGAGCATTTGACCTTAACTGAAGACCACACCGAGTTTTTCtcagcagtaaatcagcattcACAAACGACGCAATCAAACTTTCCAGCTGACGAAATGTCCAGTTTAGGCACAGATGACGTACAAAAACACCTTGGGCAGACTGAGTTGTCTGCTGTTACTGGGGAGAAGTTTGCTTCTCTTGTCCACGCAGATTTGAGTTTCTCAAGTACAGAGAAACAATTGCTCCCCAATGGTTCATTACCGTCCAGGGGAGGGAGTGAAGATATTTCACATGCCACCACTCCATTTGCTGAAAGTGACTATGGGAGATCTGCTGATTTTGTGTCAGACCTgccagtaataaacaggaagaGGAGGGTTACATCATCCGATTCTCTCATTGGGTAATGACTCTGAACTCTTAAATCACTTTTAATGTGGAACAGAAACAAATTTATTAGCATTTGTGCTGTGCTATAGATCAATAagctgatagatagatagataaatagatagatagatagatagatagataattacaaacaatacaacaaatacgaCAGAGATGCaaattaaacttgtttttcagatacagtaggtttatttaccatgtatacatttatttaacatcttttcttgttttattaacattaatgacagacaaatatttaattaggctactgtccctttaagactgaatccATGGATGTAGTATACTGacacatcctgttttcacccacctgtttacatCCACTTAGGTCATAACcaactgtatttacgtgagatactccacacgatggacattttgacaactatgtgtgcatttgaccattcaggcgcaaggagaactgattgCGCGCTGTCtttgagagaactgggatcgcgcgcaaggaaagagagagagagagagagagagagcgtgcgAGAGCGCTTCCGGCTTGTGTCATTCAgtgcgattccgcctatcccgccttctctaatcgataacgaattgtgattggatggtaatTCTGTTCTACGACGAATTGATTGGGCTATTCTTGCGTGACagaatactactactactactagttCTATTATCACCCAGCTGTAACGAAATTTAAGGAAAGATGAAAtacgggacaaaacatgatttttttcttgataagtcgggacactaaaaatagagctgaaataCGTGACTGTCCCGGGAAAAACGGGACGTCTGCTCACCCtaagtaatcatcataaattaggtatcatttgaaagcttacaaactcaaaattcaGCCTCCGAAAACCGTTTTGAAATCGGATGTTGTATTACCATGGAAACagtactttaatttcttttagtaAGCTCCTCCCCTAGTGGGTGGTGCCaggtttcatattaaaatatttattttaggtaCTTTATAGTCAAAACcttttctaatcttgacaaaatACATATCATCAGAAAGGTCTGAGTCTCACTGTTCCATATTTGCCAGCTGTTTTGTGATAGAAGTGATATTTGGACAGAAATTTTTCAATTTGTAACAGgagaatgcattaaaaaaattcaatagaATGTCTGTGACACCCGGTGGCTATTTTTGGTACAGagcctaaacaaaatctcataggagcttcaatttttgtgatatcaacttcaaatttggaacacaacttagTTAGACATATGGCTTTCATTTAATAGCAGTTTTTATAAGATATAAAATGTTTGGTATAGtacatttgatttacagtaaatttaaactTCTATAATTTTTTCAAGTGCTTTCACTTCAGCAGTAATCTGctgagtgtcttctttaaagCAATCTTAAGTCTGTActccaaagcattcttgaattataatcatttaagtttggatagtgcattttcatgtctattcTCAAAAATGGGggtgacacttcaaaaacaaaataactgaaattaTATGATTGTCTGGTGGACTATTTTGTTTAATGGGATTAACGGGACACGAAATGGCAAACACAaccataatgattttttttttttttttcacattttggtGTCCCACTTGGATCAGTAttatcttttttgtttgtttagaaaattgcaatatttttatttttatttttaatgtattttattttaattttccaAAAAGTATGGCTGCTGTTGTTGTGAATGGAATGGTACTTTACTGAATAAACTTTAGCTCCACAGGTACAGATGCAATCTACAGAGATGCCAGCATGGTGATAAACTGTAGTCAACATGATTAATTTTCACTGCACTCAATTGGATTTTGACCGTCTGATTGTCTTCTTCCAGTCTGGCGCAAATCTCAGATGATATCTGCGGGACTGGCAACTACACAGCAGAGATGAGTCTGAACTTGGAGAGAGATATCATGCCCGGAGATCTCATCCCTGCCCTAGGAAACCTGCATGTCGTCATCAGCCTCAAAACAAATAACAGCCAGGTGAACCTAGAGATAAAATCCTGCTGCCTCTCGCCCACCGGCAGACTTGATGAATTTAACACCACCTGCTGCATTTTTTCCAGGTAATGTGCTCCTCTCAGGTTATTTTAGATTAACTCAAATCACATGGTGCCCTTGAACCAGGCCACATTTCACATTATGGTACCAAATCAGCTATGTGGTCCGAGCATGGCTGGATTATACGGATCCCATCTCCCTCGTTTTTATGTAAAGGTTTAATACATCAGCATTAGTTCCTGTTTATATGACTCAGCTACGTTTTAACTGGTCACCTTATCACAGGGGAACAGCATTATAATGATTGGCTAAGAAACATTCCCTCAAACTGTTTAACTTGAGAAAGCTATAAAAATCCGGGGCGAAGCATGTGTCTATATCGAGCTGAAAGTTGTGTGGTTAGAGCAGTTCAGTAAACTGCTGATGTCTGTTTCCCTGCTGGTGTGTGAAGTATTAACTTTCTGTGAGTGTCTTGGCTCTGTTGCCAATAGCACACTTCCACTAATATCCAGAGACAGTACAGTGTGTACTTTCAGTAGATTCATGTACTAAATCTTTTATCAAAACAACCATCTATGAGGtaaattctttcaaaattcAATATTTTGGAAGTACAGTAATGTGCTTTTGTTTAGCAAAATTGTCTCTCATTTAGGGGAGACATGGGAGGTATAAACAATAAATTGGATAAGGAAATAATGTAtagtacatacagtatataaaacataaaagtgTGTAAACCACTCATTTTTGTAAATTACCCTGGGGAACATCAACAACAGCTGATAAAGGTTCAGAGGGAGGCAGCCGGTGCTTCCCATTTTACATACCTCTGCATTACAGTATATGCTGTTTATAGTACAGCAAAACTTAGTGCACTAAGAATTTTagacacttttatttatatatatatatatatatatatatatatatatatatatatatatatatatatatttttttttttttttttttatttgagctCACACTTTCCTTCTAAAATACATAGTCTATACCAGAGTACATAGTGTACTGTATCATGTAAATTCACAGTGTGTAGTTTCATTGGATTTTCATCATACCAGTCACGTGAGGGGAGGCGGTGCCTAGACATCATTATGATTGGCTGATTGGCACTGAGGATGGGTATCGAGAGGAGGTTCCATTTTAGAACCGTTCCAAATTTCTAAGAACCGACGATTAGATAAGAAACGCGATTTTGCTTATTGGTTTCTGTGTGCgcattttaatgtgattataaaccattcaagcgcaaaaAAGACTTGCACGCCGTTTTCTGTGCTCTGCACAATCCAAAGCGCCGCCTCTCAAGGTGATAATACAcgtggcaactttttgagcaatgttgctgggcaaTGTTGCCGTCAACAGGCAACCTGATGAGACACAGGGCAACTAATTAGGCCAACAGACAGTTGGCAGCAACTAATCAGAGAGgagcaaatctattgccaacccaataaatactttattataacCACTTgtttatttcaactttatttcaacttatttcaacttttcaaatattttcttcattttaattaaaaaataaatgctttccaatctgatttgtgataggaaaagggagaagagcgagttcggcaaaaggcggattcgaacccgcaTCGATCGCGTCaaaagctacattcatatgCCATACGCCttacagcctacgcaactacagACGTTAAAGAAGCCCcgtctttttagtatttaactgaaaacattcaatGGCTTAATTACAGATTACACGCATTACATTGGACAGTTGTTGGTATTTTAAGATGgccgccatcttgtttgaattttttctgaaatctccgaaccgatcacgtgatcagctgctaacattctgattggaggatctcaaaaaattgcccacGACCGATCTAACGTATCCAGATAtaaatttgttgctcattcacagtgggaaagtgcccaagcaacattgcccggcaacattgctcaaaaagttgccccttGTATCATCACTCAGTTCAGTATACTGTATACTGAACTGAGTTCTCTTCTGTGTCTTTTTTGCACTCAaacggacaaatacacacaaaaatatgtcaaaatatcctcataaatacagtcggttacaTCTAAGTGAACGTGAAACAGTTGACAAAGAAAACGTatatgtaacagtatattggatccgtacagctcttaaagtgacagcagcctaatattcctgctgccgactctataataacattaatcaaaagacaaagagaaaaatcacacgctgttcttgactgaacaacttttgtaactatatttgtaatgtatattttatttataaagtgcagtgttattttacatttgattatagTTTCTACCTGAATAACTgaaacactgtttattttagtcgtatctttgttcagttgtatttatttgtgtgattgctaaattgtttatttgtatcTAAGTTTTAATCGAAATTGGGAATCGATAAGAATCGGAATCAATAAACAGAATCAAAATCATTACAATTCAAATGATACTATGGCTGCAGATTCGCATAAATGGGTCAGACTGATGGAAATGTACAGTTATGCAATGTAACTCAAATTGGATAAGAAAAAAACCCCCTCAAATCACCAATACAGCTGCactaaatattttactgtattattgtaattatttttaagcagtgtaaactttttttttttttttaatattaaactgTCATGCATCTTTGTTTTAAAGACGTGGTGTAACAGAAGTAGCAACAgatcttctctattgtgacctACATCTGGCGGGGGGGTCTATACATCGgatgttgattggatggaggcaaaTCTTAATGCAAGCTTTAAGTCGATTGTCAGAGGTGGGGTTTATGAGGACCGTATGATTAGAGAATGATTGGAGAAATCTGgcatacatcaccagagagaagtctgtcatttcaCTGCAAGATCCAGTTtgacattttgattttgaactcttttttttttttctttttttttcttttgcatgaataaatcattcaaaataaCATCAATAAGATGAAAATCAGAACATAGAACTATCAAAAATCTGCATACAGCACTCCATCCATAGGATTTAATTGTCATGCTTTTTAGTTTGAGAAATTTCACCTCTATTTGCATCGCTTGTCAAGTTCATTATTTTAGTAATGTGCGTGCTATCAAAGCTAATGCGTCTGTTTGATTTGTACTCCCTCAGGCTGCCTATAGAGCCTCACGGCATTAGACTGCTTCCCAGGGTCCTGTCAAAGAGGGCTAGCTTCACCATCAGTCTCTTCCAGATGATCAATTACTCCACCGCTTACCTGCACTGTGACCTGAGTGTGTGCTTGAGGAACCATTCTGAGTGCGAGAGGGTGAGTCTCAACCCGGCCTCACATATGAAAACTTGGGGATCATTTATCACTGTTGAAGAGGTCTCAATATTTCTCCTGAAAGATTTTCTACTTTTCATTACTCTCCCTCTTTTGATGACAGCATCTGCAGTTTCTAAATAAATGATCTTCCGCGGCTTGTTACTCTGTCACTGTAAGACAGAAAGTGAAGCGGTCGGCAGTTCGTAGGCTAACAGAATAACTCGCCGAGTCAGTAAACAAGTTTAAAGTATGCAGAAGTTGAGGGAATTTATTTCTGCGCAGTATAATGGCTTGATTTCAAGATGATGACATTATTGGTTATCTATTTCTCATCTCAGCAGTGTGAGCAGCATCGAAATTCACATCTCAGAGAGGAATCGAGGGCCATCTTCAGCAGCACAGGAAACCGCATTTCTTTCGGCCCTGTTTTGAAAGGAGCAGACAATTCATCAGCCTCTGAAACAGCAGGTAACTTATTACCAAGTTGTTCTGGTGGGGTAATAATACTAACTAATGGAAAGATATTTCAGCCGAACTGTCGGTCTGATTTGGTTTGTCAATGCCGTACAGATGACACTGAAGCCATGGTGGTGATTATCAGCTCAGTGGCCTGCTGTTTGCTGGCGTGTTTGGCTCTCTTGCTTGTCTGGATTGGGAACAGACGTTGTCTGCAGAGGTCTGCCTACTGCTGGTCCAGGGGCCTTTGTGAATGCTAACAAAACAGCGCTCACTGCAATTCAGCCAACCAGACTAAAATCTGCATCGAGCACTCAATCATTATCTGACAGTTTTTGAATTGCTCATCATTATGTTTAGTTGCTGCACTGGGAAACTAATGAAACTATTAACATTGTTAAAAGTGACCCAAAGTGCTCTTGAATAATCATTTATACTGCATTATAGTGCCAAGCTTTGAGTTTTACAATagagattttaaaaatacaagccAACCATTTCATGTGAATACTTATACTGAGTAAATATTGTCAGCAAACAgctatttaaagggataattcacataattcaccctcatgttgtttcagatCCTACCTTGCTTCTGTATTAAAGTGCAGTCACATTTACCTTTATTCTGCAAATTTTCTTAGACGAAATCCAGTAATTTCAGTAGGAATCCATGTGAATGGGAATTATTTTTGATAGCAAAAGATTTCCCCACACAAATTTTGCAATGGGTTCAAGCTGCTCACGCATATTGTCCAACTGAATGCTGTTTGGTGTGAAAGAGACTTCAGTGTGAGCTGTGCTGTGCTTCATATAtcactacactattgacaatagaccTTTTTTGCCTTTATGAAATTTGGCTGAAATTTTGCCGCATctttacacaaaatattttttgaagaatgtttatgAAAGTCTGTCAAGTCCTAAACTAGactgggccccattgactttcattgtatggaaaaaaaacagacatttctcaaaatgtgacccatgctggcagaatgagtcgcaatgagcaaattttcaaaaatgagttattgttattctcatgttcaaaaaccttcaaaatgatgtatgatttgttggaaaaaaatgactgagctacacctgttttaAGTCGATaaagtcagcaaagtcaattttgagaaaaattgagttaaaaacaaaatcGCCTAGCAACCATACTTTAAAATCCCTGGTgataccaccaaatttggcacaaaccaagtcaaaacccatatctataggatatatatatattcaactttttttttttttttttaattttgattaacattaatgaaacagacagcctatatattaagacctactgtaccaCACGTAGCctatctaatataatgttacacatcagatgtttttccccaacagttaactaaacgttcacttaagacacaacagataatgtttgtgtgaatactcgccaagacagatttttttgaaatactgtTCTGTGTATATGTGTCGGGATCGTGCTCTGAGGCGTCATTGTGCCcgcgcttcggatctgtcagtcagcgcgagtagaatcattttgtttacatcagcatgagtgtgcccagacagcaacatgtggattacacgcggaccagatgtgggccggatctggcccgacactatgttgctgtcagggtaaaaatcacatttcattggttcagactcatccCATCGAGAaatcgctatgaatattcacaaagttgaatattcacaaagttgctGCGCTTaaaaacgataccaaacttgcgCTGAGGGAAGCGCGAGTCATccagaagcgagcagagaaaacgtctcaggttatgactataaccatggttccctgagagagggaacgagacactgcgtcccgaaaggggcgctatgggaacgccctcagcgtgaatgcgtctgatgcacgtgtgtcaactagtccaatggcgagagtgaacgtcactggtgggtgacgtcacgaccaggaaaggataaatacacatccggaaagaccggcttcagcttaaattgccgaagcaaatcgatcacaggaatgcagggagtatggcaacgcgacgcagtgtctcgttccctctctcagggaaccatggttatagtcataacctgagacgttccctttcgagggaactcgcactgcgtcccgaAAGGGGCGCTATGGGAACGATATCCCAAAACGCCATAATTCCAAAATGCCTGTCCgtgtgaaactgtggcacaCTAAGACGAGAGCACTGATGAGCCTGGAGCTGCGTCCAGGTCGAGATATATCATCTCACAACGTGAGTGGCGAGGATCAGCCCACCACATCACAGACTTCCTTGAGGAAAACCCCCAACAACAAGGCCGTGGAAGCCACCATACTCCTAGAAGAGTGAGCTCTGACAGACAGTGGATACTGCTGACCAGAGACCTCATACGCAAGTGACAGTctcaactatccacttgctAACCATGGACGCAGGGAGACCCCTTATAGCGCGGTCCAAAACAAACAGTTGATCTGAAgtcctccacagggcagctctgtggacattaGGTGTCCAGTGCTCACACTGGACACACAAGATTCAACTTTTCCTGGTCTGGATCTGAGAACAGAGGACAGAAAGCTTGCAGCACTATAGGCCGTGGAATATTGGTCAGAACCTTAGGTATATAACCCGGTAGGGTAAAGGAACACTTGACCATCCCTGGTGCACACTCAAGGCACGCAGGGGATACAGATAGGGCCTAAAGGTCTCCTACTCTTTTTAGGGGAGAACCCAAGCAGGAACCCTAGAGCATgctgcaggcctcagcctcagagtgCCACGAAGGAAACGATACCTCAAAGGGTTATACCCCACAAATATACCATCCACAGGGACATGGAATGCAGAAATACGAGGATAGTTTCCTTGTGGCTGGAGTTCTGGAGTAAAGTATGGTTTCCACAACCTCGGTTGAGAGACCAAATACTATGAGTTGGGCCCCCTCAGGGGCCAAACCCACAGGTTCAATACTTCTGGGCAGGGTGAAAAGTCAAACCCTTCACCTGAGATAGAAGGTCTCTCCTGATCAGAATCTCCGAGGGAGAGCCGTCGAGGAGAAACACAAGTTCCAAGAACCATATCAGACTTGGCCAGTAAGGTGCTACTAACAGACTTATTCCTTCCCGGCGAATTTTgtccagaactcctgggagcagaacaATTGGGGGAAAAATATACAGACATGGCCCCGGCCatgtctgtaccatggcatccagtccAAGAGGAACTGGATGTGTAAGGGATAACCACAGTGGACAGTGCGCCGTATCCTGAGACGCGAAAGATCCACTTCCACGTGGCTATAAATCTCCCATATAAGCTTCACCACTTtgg is a window from the Ctenopharyngodon idella isolate HZGC_01 chromosome 15, HZGC01, whole genome shotgun sequence genome containing:
- the LOC127496228 gene encoding uncharacterized protein LOC127496228; amino-acid sequence: MPSEEQNSSSDNGGKVSTESPPRLTVAVISSPGTDLFHTLHERQHSSTVNATTTSDKDAITSNGPSFVLAYGTVSHSTSKDGTAAKSFQSEGDHSLISNDEGRLHPSAEAEFESMMNDTMMPAAHLSGGREKISAFFHASLESKNQRVLESITPSPANDIPMVSASDPAVIDNLGESNKSVERQGENKNENWTLESFRADNPLNHTEEASLNKNHSTIMHFTVLQGLGLLTSELSQNPKNGSEPEPKEQKNLLSPSSLILDTPLQVKSASQVIVNKMTKSSKNPSTNGPKPFGVSLKNPDSMFLFSASKLTPTKISDATTLNYFSNMVTAAGEMHVTKQFVVSRLISDSMHRIVSARNALESKSIFYTKSSKERQIKPMLQTSANSFVHRLNKSDLSLVAQNSSLLKTSDLCTKEARTSNVSVTEKHNKMDHFPVRLNELIAFSTASFTNAEEATIANKQMFMKQTQSSLAALQTLLPQEDTSKNLDQFDELSTALPLLPLTKLKNVFHVFKVNDHQPQKPLNHFPSERLKPFVSAQAHESIPPSFTSATVKGFTNMENFAKFSSTNQNQQYGVSQKLPYIISERPNVNSSILTGQETANTTTINKSMSHFRVPLTSSNIPTTKTFITTTMFLKPWVSFANNARAIPQKKSFLLPTPFGKSQNTVTTTDSKVFSKLLSISKKSNSEYAFLNHTLTTGKIGLPLDDKQQDLKNPRGTVMLFFGSYTVSSIPSVQQLIEAHPGEVFLTEAPQTQSVLQIESYLKKRDDMVKPTTLKHHDQNSASVEGMNQTSLTPIPHKIVSHPIHTSVSPVVHLNTEFKPQLTFSALPSVSIGPAIVQKSGQDNHKNPLLSHHMFVNLSDVKEHPQNMTSSQISGISRHTTAAARPEGALNTSLLESSNGTTFPLFLFQMQNVLHKEHLTLTEDHTEFFSAVNQHSQTTQSNFPADEMSSLGTDDVQKHLGQTELSAVTGEKFASLVHADLSFSSTEKQLLPNGSLPSRGGSEDISHATTPFAESDYGRSADFVSDLPVINRKRRVTSSDSLIGLAQISDDICGTGNYTAEMSLNLERDIMPGDLIPALGNLHVVISLKTNNSQVNLEIKSCCLSPTGRLDEFNTTCCIFSRLPIEPHGIRLLPRVLSKRASFTISLFQMINYSTAYLHCDLSVCLRNHSECERQCEQHRNSHLREESRAIFSSTGNRISFGPVLKGADNSSASETADDTEAMVVIISSVACCLLACLALLLVWIGNRRCLQRSAYCWSRGLCEC